A region from the Lolium perenne isolate Kyuss_39 chromosome 4, Kyuss_2.0, whole genome shotgun sequence genome encodes:
- the LOC127295101 gene encoding chromophore lyase CRL, chloroplastic isoform X2, whose product MGSGEDNPGGTSGGVGGIVRGAVLKALVVFGGVLLIRRLRRSTTRWDHARAVADALSGEKFSREQARKDPGNYFNLRILTCPATEMVDGSGVLYFEQAFWRAPEKPFRQRFYMVKPCPKEMKCDVEDIAEHLTTIQLSRCERGKRCLYEGSTPPGGFPNSWSGAAYCTSDLSIHKNGEIHIWDKGFDDDGNQVWGTKAGPYEFKPAPKSNYDDMFSPLNFSAPLSLEKIENSYAIDDQ is encoded by the exons ATGGGCTCCGGCGAGGACAACCCCGGCGGAACCAGTGGCGGAGTCGGCGGGATAGTCCGTGGCGCAGTGCTGAAGGCGCTCGTCGTCTTCGGTGGCGTCCTTCTGATCCGGCGGCTGCGCCGCTCCACCACCCGGTGGGACCACGCCCGCGCCGTCGCGGACGCTCTCTCGGGTGAGAAG TTCTCGAGGGAGCAGGCGAGGAAGGATCCTGGAAACTACTTCAACCTGAG AATTCTCACATGTCCTGCAACTGAGATGGTGGATGGTTCGGGAGTGCTCTACTTTGAACAA GCATTTTGGAGAGCTCCGGAAAAACCTTTCCGACAA AGATTTTACATGGTAAAGCCATGTCCAAAAGAGATGAAATGTGACGTTGAG GATATCGCAGAGCATTTGACCACCATACAGTTATCGCGATGTGAGCGTGGAAAACGCTGCTTATATGAAGGATCAACCCCACCTGGAGGTTTTCCCAACAGTTGG AGTGGTGCAGCATACTGTACATCCGATCTGTCCATTCACAAGAATGGTGAAATACACATTTGGGACAAGGGTTTTGACGATGATGGAAACCAG GTTTGGGGAACCAAGGCTGGCCCATACGAGTTCAAACCTGCTCCCAAATCTAATTATGATGACATGTTCTCACCGTTAAATTTCTCCGCCCCTTTGTCACTAGAGAAGATAGAGAACTCATATGCAATCGATGACCAGTAG
- the LOC127295101 gene encoding chromophore lyase CRL, chloroplastic isoform X1, translated as MGSGEDNPGGTSGGVGGIVRGAVLKALVVFGGVLLIRRLRRSTTRWDHARAVADALSGEKFSREQARKDPGNYFNLRILTCPATEMVDGSGVLYFEQAFWRAPEKPFRQRFYMVKPCPKEMKCDVELSSYAIRDVEEYKNFCDRPKDQRPQPEEVIADIAEHLTTIQLSRCERGKRCLYEGSTPPGGFPNSWSGAAYCTSDLSIHKNGEIHIWDKGFDDDGNQVWGTKAGPYEFKPAPKSNYDDMFSPLNFSAPLSLEKIENSYAIDDQ; from the exons ATGGGCTCCGGCGAGGACAACCCCGGCGGAACCAGTGGCGGAGTCGGCGGGATAGTCCGTGGCGCAGTGCTGAAGGCGCTCGTCGTCTTCGGTGGCGTCCTTCTGATCCGGCGGCTGCGCCGCTCCACCACCCGGTGGGACCACGCCCGCGCCGTCGCGGACGCTCTCTCGGGTGAGAAG TTCTCGAGGGAGCAGGCGAGGAAGGATCCTGGAAACTACTTCAACCTGAG AATTCTCACATGTCCTGCAACTGAGATGGTGGATGGTTCGGGAGTGCTCTACTTTGAACAA GCATTTTGGAGAGCTCCGGAAAAACCTTTCCGACAA AGATTTTACATGGTAAAGCCATGTCCAAAAGAGATGAAATGTGACGTTGAG TTAAGTTCCTATGCAATTAGAGATGTTGAAGAGTACAAGAATTTCTGTGACCGTCCAAAAGATCAGAGGCCACAGCCAGAGGAAGTAATTGCG GATATCGCAGAGCATTTGACCACCATACAGTTATCGCGATGTGAGCGTGGAAAACGCTGCTTATATGAAGGATCAACCCCACCTGGAGGTTTTCCCAACAGTTGG AGTGGTGCAGCATACTGTACATCCGATCTGTCCATTCACAAGAATGGTGAAATACACATTTGGGACAAGGGTTTTGACGATGATGGAAACCAG GTTTGGGGAACCAAGGCTGGCCCATACGAGTTCAAACCTGCTCCCAAATCTAATTATGATGACATGTTCTCACCGTTAAATTTCTCCGCCCCTTTGTCACTAGAGAAGATAGAGAACTCATATGCAATCGATGACCAGTAG